Proteins encoded together in one Diabrotica undecimpunctata isolate CICGRU chromosome 3, icDiaUnde3, whole genome shotgun sequence window:
- the LOC140436281 gene encoding uncharacterized protein, translated as MRLLFVSIAGLCLCFANSGIARIIQDEDKALVIADLDVAESKHGHHHEEGGGHEHHAHHHESHGEKGDKGYKSDHHHDKGEHGKHGKHHSAGHHEEKGGHHKHHHDEGGHHGEHHASGKSHKGGKFGEKKGHKKGQKTTGYHHKSHKDDYHKEHKFYDDYHKGGHHEKHGDFHGHHGGKSGHHKKGGSHKSGHHDDHHGKKGHSDKGHYDEDHKGHKGHGGHESHHSHHSDYGKKGAHKGGKEYGFASGHGGGGGGGGGGKKH; from the exons ATGCGTCTGTTATTCGTAAGTATTGCCGGGCTCTGCCTGTGTTTCGCAAATTCGGGTATCGCTAGGATTATCCAAGATGAAGATAAAGCGTTAGTGATCGCAGATTTGGACGTTGCGGAATCAAAACACGGGCATCACCATGAAGAAGGTGGCGGACACGAACATCACGCTCATCACCACGAGAGTCACGGGGAAAAGGGAGATAAAGGTTATAAAAGTGATCATCACCACGATAAAGGAGAACACGGAAAACATGGCAAACATCACTCGGCCGGACATCACGAAGAAAAAGGGG GTCACCACAAACACCATCACGATGAAGGAGGCCACCATGGGGAACATCATGCCTCTGGTAAAAGTCACAAAGGCGGAAAGTTCGGTGAAAAGAAGGGCCACAAGAAGGGACAAAAGACCACAGGGTACCATCATAAGTCACACAAGGATGATTATCACAAGGAACACAAATTTTACGACGACTACCATAAAG gTGGTCATCACGAAAAACATGGAGATTTCCACGGCCATCACGGAGGAAAATCCGGCCACCACAAGAAGGGCGGCTCACACAAAAGTGGTCACCACGACGACCACCACGGCAAGAAAGGTCACTCCGACAAAGGTCATTACGACGAAGACCATAAAGGCCATAAGGGGCATGGAGGGCATGAAAGTCATCACTCTCATCATTCCGACTATGGAAAGAAAGGCGCTCACAAGGGTGGAAAGGAGTACGGATTCGCTAGTGGGCACGGAGGCGGCGGTGGTGGAGGTGGTGGAGGCAAAAAGCATTAA